From Pseudobdellovibrio exovorus JSS, a single genomic window includes:
- the lysS gene encoding lysine--tRNA ligase — MSDLNDNPIKAEKRKKLHALKEKGINPYPYSFDKTAHIEKIIADFSSIAAGEKKTESVFRIAGRLMTKREMGKASFFNVQDMTGTLQCYVKVEELSEKDKTAFGLIDLGDIVGLEGYVFKSQKGELSLYVKTFEVLTKTLEPLPEKFHGIQDVEIKYRHRHLDLISDPESREVFVKRGKIIKAIKRFLDDRGFMEVETPVLQPLYGGAAAHPFTTHHRALDMKLYMKISPELYLKRLIVGGFEKVYEIGKNFRNEGIDRSHNPEFTMLEFYEAYTDYNYQMTQFEELVSTVCKEITGSTTVNYQGKEVNFAPPWRRLTVLDGIKQYAEIDPQDDAALDSYLKANSDKPVHLDKLSRGEKQMKVFEIAAEPHLWQPTFVMDHPVEISPLTKIHRDNSALVERFEPFAACMEIGNSYSELNDPEEQRARLKEQESKRGHDEEAHPMDEDFLHAIETGMPPTGGVGLGIERIVMILTDRPSIRDIIFFPTMKISR, encoded by the coding sequence ATGTCTGATTTAAACGATAATCCCATAAAAGCTGAAAAAAGAAAAAAACTGCATGCTCTAAAAGAAAAGGGCATCAATCCGTATCCATACTCTTTTGATAAGACAGCTCATATCGAAAAGATTATCGCAGACTTTAGCTCTATTGCAGCTGGTGAAAAGAAAACCGAAAGTGTTTTCCGTATTGCAGGCCGCTTGATGACTAAACGTGAGATGGGTAAAGCCAGTTTCTTCAACGTGCAAGATATGACAGGCACCTTACAGTGTTACGTTAAAGTTGAAGAGCTATCAGAAAAAGATAAGACAGCATTTGGCCTTATCGACCTTGGGGACATCGTCGGTCTTGAGGGTTATGTTTTTAAATCTCAAAAAGGTGAACTGTCTTTGTATGTTAAGACTTTCGAAGTGCTGACAAAGACACTCGAACCACTTCCTGAAAAATTTCATGGTATCCAAGATGTCGAGATCAAATACCGTCATCGTCACTTGGATCTAATTTCAGATCCAGAATCCCGTGAAGTTTTTGTTAAACGTGGAAAAATCATCAAAGCGATCAAAAGATTCTTAGATGACCGCGGATTCATGGAAGTTGAAACTCCGGTATTGCAACCACTTTACGGTGGAGCGGCGGCTCATCCGTTCACAACACATCATCGCGCTTTAGATATGAAGCTCTATATGAAAATATCTCCGGAGCTTTATTTAAAACGCCTGATTGTAGGTGGCTTTGAAAAAGTTTATGAAATCGGTAAGAACTTCCGTAATGAAGGGATTGACCGCTCTCATAATCCTGAGTTCACGATGCTAGAGTTCTATGAGGCCTATACAGATTACAACTATCAAATGACTCAATTCGAAGAGTTGGTGTCTACAGTTTGTAAAGAAATCACAGGCTCAACAACAGTGAACTATCAAGGTAAAGAAGTTAATTTTGCTCCACCTTGGAGACGCCTGACAGTTTTAGATGGAATCAAGCAGTACGCTGAAATCGATCCACAAGACGATGCCGCATTAGATTCTTATTTAAAAGCAAATTCGGATAAGCCGGTGCACTTGGATAAATTATCTCGCGGTGAAAAACAGATGAAAGTATTCGAGATCGCGGCTGAACCTCATTTATGGCAGCCAACATTCGTTATGGATCATCCGGTTGAAATCTCTCCGTTGACTAAAATTCATCGTGATAACTCAGCTTTAGTTGAGCGCTTCGAGCCATTCGCAGCTTGCATGGAGATCGGTAACTCGTACTCTGAGTTAAATGACCCAGAAGAGCAGCGAGCGCGTTTGAAAGAACAAGAATCTAAACGTGGGCATGACGAAGAGGCTCATCCAATGGATGAAGACTTCTTACATGCTATTGAAACAGGTATGCCGCCAACGGGTGGTGTCGGCCTAGGTATTGAGCGTATCGTGATGATCTTAACGGATCGTCCAAGTATTCGTGATATCATCTTTTTCCCAACGATGAAGATCAGCCGATAA
- a CDS encoding rhodanese-like domain-containing protein has translation MKLFLVAILVGAAFVGCQSKPTKVTEESGNRDSQNQVLVDTRTALEFESFHIAGSVHLRSDDFLVLQNPKTKKRILDPDIEQIVERLARRGISPNREVVLLSDRADSVENKKWNWLLLQLDVKNVVMMSLPIYRDIHKNRPPQSPAERASVWSVERPQLIKAQAQQCFVTWSDEHCL, from the coding sequence ATGAAGCTATTTTTAGTCGCTATCCTCGTAGGAGCTGCGTTTGTCGGTTGTCAGTCGAAGCCGACAAAAGTAACAGAAGAGTCTGGAAACCGTGATTCGCAAAATCAAGTTTTGGTCGATACGCGCACCGCACTTGAATTTGAAAGCTTCCACATTGCGGGTAGTGTGCACTTAAGATCAGATGATTTTCTAGTTTTACAAAATCCAAAAACTAAAAAACGTATTTTAGATCCTGATATCGAGCAAATCGTTGAACGACTGGCTCGTCGTGGGATTTCTCCGAACCGCGAAGTGGTATTGCTTTCAGACCGAGCTGATTCGGTGGAAAATAAAAAGTGGAATTGGCTGTTATTGCAGTTGGATGTGAAGAACGTGGTGATGATGAGTCTTCCGATTTATCGCGATATTCATAAAAATCGTCCCCCACAAAGTCCCGCGGAACGAGCGTCTGTGTGGTCTGTTGAAAGACCGCAGCTTATAAAAGCTCAAGCGCAACAGTGCTTTGTGACATGGTCTGACGAGCACTGCCTTTAA
- a CDS encoding C1 family peptidase, which translates to MHFLKRTHTFIPHLASKLLLAGLLILSFDYSLAAVRCSALFTPLFGTLRPDFKHNRNYTKELPQGAIKNQCSLGTCHLHSWVSQLESTHKQRTGQNISLSTHYLSMLHWHDSVIRTLEADNNAVRTELGASVYGSRRIMLQLGLVPDAAWTFSRSFHEGPFATRMSEYLQNIVARAKARNATEINPEKKRQTIESAKAEIKRTFEEYIGGGFNMEFTYRNKKYTPRSFQQEFFPELSNPIVHVFVNANRRVKTEVDSNEFFTLVDTNINTVERLAKDLIDNGQNVYVAYDHNGNFVSGKTGIMSISAFNMPQDGRPLSRTQRDQLSIRDGGHAVQIVGYEIDPTTGRVIKWKVQNSWGREAGDNGFYHMYADYFRSFVSSITFYRNDKIQLPENEVHRTEQLELDF; encoded by the coding sequence ATGCACTTTTTAAAAAGAACACACACGTTTATACCGCATTTAGCCTCTAAATTATTATTAGCTGGCTTACTTATTTTGTCATTTGACTACAGTTTAGCCGCTGTTCGCTGCTCGGCCCTATTCACTCCTCTATTTGGAACTCTCCGACCAGATTTTAAACATAATCGAAATTACACCAAAGAACTGCCTCAAGGAGCCATTAAAAATCAATGTTCATTGGGGACATGTCACTTACACTCATGGGTGAGCCAATTAGAATCTACTCACAAACAACGAACCGGGCAAAACATCAGCCTTTCAACACATTACCTCAGTATGCTGCACTGGCATGACAGTGTTATTCGTACACTGGAAGCCGATAATAACGCTGTTAGAACAGAGCTTGGAGCCTCCGTTTACGGATCTCGTCGTATTATGTTGCAGCTAGGACTTGTACCTGATGCCGCATGGACTTTCTCTAGAAGCTTTCACGAAGGGCCTTTTGCCACACGTATGAGTGAATACTTACAGAATATAGTAGCCAGAGCGAAAGCACGCAACGCTACAGAAATCAACCCCGAGAAGAAAAGACAAACTATTGAATCTGCTAAAGCCGAAATCAAGCGTACTTTTGAAGAGTACATCGGTGGTGGTTTCAATATGGAATTTACCTATAGAAATAAAAAATACACTCCTCGATCTTTCCAGCAAGAGTTCTTTCCGGAGCTCTCAAACCCTATTGTCCATGTTTTTGTGAATGCAAATCGACGTGTAAAAACAGAAGTAGATTCAAATGAATTTTTCACCTTAGTAGATACGAATATCAATACAGTGGAAAGATTGGCGAAAGACCTTATCGACAATGGACAAAATGTCTATGTGGCTTACGATCACAATGGAAATTTTGTGTCTGGAAAAACAGGTATCATGTCTATTTCTGCTTTTAATATGCCTCAAGATGGCCGCCCTTTGAGCCGTACACAACGAGATCAACTTTCAATACGCGATGGCGGACATGCTGTACAAATTGTTGGATACGAAATAGACCCAACTACAGGCAGAGTTATTAAGTGGAAAGTTCAAAATAGCTGGGGCCGCGAGGCTGGGGACAATGGATTCTATCATATGTATGCCGACTACTTCAGATCCTTTGTCAGCAGCATCACCTTTTATCGCAATGATAAAATTCAGCTTCCAGAAAATGAAGTCCATCGCACAGAACAACTAGAATTAGATTTTTAA
- a CDS encoding HD-GYP domain-containing protein — MSSFDYFRIRLSTVRAFEELPFDIYLQLDGKIITYLRMGESLTDTKITHLHNKDTGESFFVHNQHKQIYRDYVKSSMNSDKISNDEKAVILRESSIAILEDLFETPDVARALEEAKPIITDLLSFMDNAPESIGNLISLTGHDFYTYNHSFDVSIYSLGLGQVLGMDKVTLEELGQSSLFHDIGKRNVPLEILCKKGALSEDEWFEMRQHPAYGLKILNAHENISDAVKAACYEHHESWTGGGYPQDISGHEIHPFGRIVALTDTYDAMTTQRSYNTPLKPTEALNMMKDKISGRFDPDMLNAMYSILFKMEKDQAS, encoded by the coding sequence ATGTCTTCGTTTGATTATTTTCGCATTCGATTGAGCACCGTAAGGGCTTTTGAAGAGCTGCCGTTCGATATTTATTTGCAACTTGATGGTAAAATAATCACTTATTTACGTATGGGTGAAAGCCTTACCGACACGAAGATCACTCATCTTCACAATAAAGACACCGGAGAATCCTTCTTCGTCCATAACCAACACAAACAAATTTATCGTGATTATGTTAAATCCTCGATGAATTCAGACAAGATCTCAAACGATGAAAAAGCGGTGATCTTGCGCGAAAGCTCGATTGCTATTTTAGAGGACTTATTTGAAACACCGGATGTGGCCCGCGCTCTTGAAGAAGCTAAGCCTATTATCACGGACTTATTGAGTTTTATGGACAATGCTCCTGAATCTATCGGGAATTTGATAAGCCTTACAGGACACGACTTCTACACTTACAACCACTCTTTTGATGTGAGCATTTACTCACTGGGATTAGGGCAAGTTCTGGGCATGGATAAAGTCACACTGGAAGAACTTGGTCAGAGCTCTTTATTTCATGACATTGGCAAGCGCAACGTGCCTTTAGAAATCCTTTGTAAAAAAGGTGCCTTAAGCGAAGATGAATGGTTTGAAATGCGCCAACATCCTGCCTACGGATTAAAAATTTTGAATGCGCATGAAAATATCAGCGATGCCGTCAAAGCCGCATGTTATGAACACCATGAATCGTGGACCGGAGGCGGATATCCGCAAGATATTTCGGGACACGAAATTCACCCTTTTGGTCGCATCGTGGCTTTGACTGATACCTATGATGCCATGACCACACAACGCTCTTACAACACACCTTTAAAGCCCACAGAAGCCTTAAACATGATGAAAGATAAAATCTCGGGACGCTTTGATCCTGATATGTTGAACGCCATGTACTCTATTTTGTTTAAAATGGAAAAAGATCAGGCTTCCTAA
- the recG gene encoding ATP-dependent DNA helicase RecG, giving the protein MALRLETEIQYIKGVGPKLGALFSRHGIRNVLDLLQNYPRAYEDRRAARNIASLQEGDVVSLRARVMSVSSYNMGRSTRKIYDVLIRDNTGQIRCKYFRTPYKGYFERFQNGQEIRVVGKVTNYRGRLEFHHPDLKDVEPDEDLKDALIPIYVENEGLSSAKISKMIQTCLNEVKEWPQEKLPLSLVQKNRLMALDEALYRLHCPEPENGHLYNEFKSEAHRRVIFEEFFWLELYLASKRSGLKSEKGLAFSAAEPSVKKLADSLPFKLTNAQLNSYREIKKDLESGKPMNRLVQGDVGSGKTLVSFMAALKSFDSNYQTCLMAPTEILAEQHYKNAQKQLQELGVVTGLLTGKTKTKERQEILDKLQNGEIHFLIGTHALIEDWVQFQNLGLVIIDEQHRFGVAQRGLLKNKGQSPHFLIMTATPIPRTLAMTVYGDLDVSIINEMPEGRTPIQTRVINESKRLPALDFMVSHIERGRQAYIVYPLVEESEKIDLKNATEEYEKLKVQFPKVRFGLLHGKMKPAEKDAVMTDFREHKLDVLVSTTVIEVGVDVPNATIMMIEHADRFGLSQLHQLRGRVGRGLHKSFCVMIMGYAVSQETRERIEFMERTSDGFKVAEFDLEIRGPGEFMGSRQSGLTGFKMANLVRDFEILKVARDAAFDILHRDPLLKSKENQALREELMKAYGPTALAGIA; this is encoded by the coding sequence ATGGCCCTTCGTCTAGAGACAGAAATTCAATATATTAAAGGCGTCGGCCCTAAACTGGGGGCTCTGTTTTCGCGTCATGGTATTCGAAATGTCTTAGATCTCTTACAGAATTATCCTCGCGCTTATGAAGATCGAAGAGCGGCTCGTAATATCGCCAGTTTGCAAGAAGGCGATGTTGTCAGTTTGCGTGCGCGCGTAATGAGTGTCTCATCTTACAACATGGGACGATCCACACGAAAAATCTATGATGTCTTAATTCGGGATAATACAGGGCAAATTCGCTGTAAGTATTTTCGCACTCCCTACAAAGGATATTTTGAAAGATTTCAAAACGGGCAAGAAATTCGTGTCGTCGGCAAAGTCACAAACTATCGTGGGCGATTAGAGTTCCATCATCCGGATTTAAAAGATGTGGAACCCGATGAGGATTTGAAAGATGCACTTATTCCTATTTATGTTGAAAATGAAGGACTGAGTTCAGCTAAGATATCAAAGATGATTCAGACCTGTCTGAATGAAGTGAAAGAGTGGCCACAAGAAAAGTTGCCCCTTTCCTTAGTTCAAAAAAATCGACTGATGGCCCTGGACGAGGCGCTGTATCGCCTGCATTGTCCAGAGCCTGAAAATGGTCATTTGTATAATGAATTCAAATCCGAGGCTCATCGCCGTGTTATCTTCGAAGAGTTCTTCTGGTTAGAGTTGTATTTAGCCTCTAAGCGCTCTGGTCTTAAAAGTGAAAAAGGATTGGCCTTTTCTGCTGCTGAACCCAGTGTGAAAAAACTCGCGGATTCGTTGCCGTTTAAACTGACCAATGCGCAGTTGAATTCCTATCGTGAAATAAAAAAAGATCTTGAGTCAGGTAAACCGATGAATCGCTTGGTTCAAGGGGATGTGGGTTCAGGTAAGACGCTGGTGAGTTTTATGGCGGCGCTAAAGAGCTTTGATTCTAACTATCAAACTTGTTTGATGGCACCGACCGAAATTTTAGCAGAGCAGCACTATAAAAACGCACAAAAGCAATTGCAGGAATTAGGTGTTGTTACAGGGCTGTTGACGGGTAAGACAAAAACCAAAGAGCGCCAAGAAATTTTAGACAAGTTACAAAACGGAGAAATCCACTTTTTGATTGGAACCCATGCTTTAATTGAGGATTGGGTGCAGTTTCAAAATTTAGGATTAGTGATTATCGATGAGCAGCATCGATTCGGCGTGGCCCAACGTGGACTTTTGAAAAACAAAGGTCAGTCCCCGCACTTTTTGATTATGACCGCAACACCGATTCCTCGAACATTAGCTATGACGGTGTACGGGGATTTAGATGTATCGATTATCAACGAAATGCCAGAGGGGCGGACCCCGATTCAAACGCGTGTAATTAATGAATCCAAACGCCTACCGGCTCTTGATTTTATGGTAAGTCATATCGAGCGCGGTCGTCAGGCTTACATTGTCTATCCGCTAGTTGAAGAAAGTGAAAAAATTGATTTAAAGAATGCCACTGAAGAGTATGAAAAACTCAAAGTGCAATTTCCAAAAGTTCGGTTCGGACTTCTGCATGGAAAAATGAAACCTGCAGAAAAAGATGCTGTGATGACAGACTTTCGGGAGCATAAGCTAGATGTTTTAGTTTCAACGACAGTTATTGAGGTCGGAGTCGATGTTCCCAACGCGACTATTATGATGATTGAACATGCCGATCGCTTTGGATTGTCACAGCTACACCAATTACGTGGACGTGTGGGGCGTGGTCTTCATAAAAGTTTCTGTGTGATGATTATGGGATATGCAGTTTCACAAGAGACCCGCGAAAGAATTGAATTTATGGAAAGAACCAGCGATGGATTTAAAGTGGCTGAGTTTGATTTAGAGATTCGTGGCCCAGGTGAATTTATGGGTTCAAGGCAATCCGGTTTAACTGGATTTAAGATGGCCAACCTTGTGCGTGATTTTGAAATCCTGAAAGTCGCACGGGATGCCGCCTTTGATATTTTACATCGCGACCCACTGCTTAAATCTAAAGAGAATCAGGCTCTTCGCGAAGAATTGATGAAAGCCTACGGACCTACGGCTTTGGCCGGAATTGCATGA
- a CDS encoding cryptochrome/photolyase family protein yields MMVNKRYGIHWFRRDLRIAGNESLRYNWSQHAGRVLGLFCFDSEFLKRADFSHNRFAFFLKTLRQLQSEMRQQGGDLLVVDAAPSKAFPQILNELKRSDYGLPSLVSWGRDYEPFARARDQQIENILQSFQVNHHTERDHLLMEPHEILKDDGGFYQVYSPYFKRWYASVLAEKGQRRIQAQKVSEGYAQRLIQGDLKNIFQTSWKDFKGLSFLDQLEHFESENKKSVTIAIPEAGFLTAYRRLQEFKNRVGDYTAQRDLPFLDGTSQLSLYQKNGSLVSSQILQTVGFRDQQFVKEIAWREFYYSILWHRPDVEASAFLPQYKNIKWQNDASWFQRWCEGTTGFPIVDAGMRQLNTTGWMHNRVRMIVASFLVKDLLIDWRWGENYFMKMLLDGDLAPNNGGWQWAASTGCDPQPYFRIFNPWLQAAKFDPDAEYIKQYVPELRDLPAKIIHAPDAERGIAGYPEPIVDHAVQKTKALQLFALSE; encoded by the coding sequence ATGATGGTGAATAAGCGATATGGCATTCATTGGTTTCGCCGTGATTTACGTATAGCTGGCAACGAAAGCCTTCGCTATAACTGGAGTCAGCACGCGGGGCGTGTTCTAGGTCTTTTTTGTTTTGATTCGGAATTCCTAAAACGCGCTGATTTTTCACATAATCGTTTTGCGTTCTTTTTAAAAACACTTCGACAATTGCAAAGTGAAATGCGCCAGCAAGGAGGGGACCTTTTAGTGGTGGATGCTGCTCCATCAAAAGCTTTTCCACAAATATTGAATGAACTCAAAAGATCTGATTACGGGCTGCCATCATTAGTGAGCTGGGGGCGTGATTATGAGCCTTTTGCTCGTGCGCGCGATCAGCAGATTGAAAATATTTTGCAATCTTTCCAAGTGAATCATCATACAGAACGGGATCATCTTCTGATGGAACCGCATGAAATTTTAAAAGATGATGGTGGATTTTATCAGGTTTACTCGCCTTATTTTAAACGCTGGTATGCCAGTGTATTGGCAGAAAAAGGACAGCGGCGTATTCAAGCTCAAAAAGTGAGTGAAGGTTATGCTCAGCGCCTGATTCAAGGTGACTTGAAAAATATATTCCAAACCTCATGGAAAGACTTCAAGGGCCTATCATTTTTAGATCAACTAGAACATTTTGAATCCGAAAATAAAAAATCAGTGACCATCGCCATTCCTGAAGCAGGGTTTCTAACCGCCTACAGACGACTACAAGAATTTAAAAATAGAGTGGGGGATTACACGGCTCAGCGTGATTTGCCATTTTTAGATGGAACCTCGCAGTTATCTCTTTATCAAAAAAATGGCTCTTTGGTTTCATCACAAATTTTGCAAACAGTAGGTTTTCGAGACCAACAGTTTGTAAAAGAAATTGCATGGAGAGAGTTCTATTATTCCATCCTATGGCATAGACCAGATGTAGAAGCCTCGGCTTTTTTACCTCAGTATAAAAACATCAAATGGCAAAACGATGCATCATGGTTTCAGCGCTGGTGTGAAGGCACGACAGGATTTCCTATTGTAGATGCGGGAATGCGGCAGCTCAACACGACAGGTTGGATGCACAATCGTGTTCGTATGATCGTGGCTTCGTTTTTGGTAAAAGATCTTCTGATTGATTGGCGCTGGGGTGAAAACTACTTTATGAAAATGCTCTTAGATGGTGATCTGGCTCCTAATAATGGTGGATGGCAGTGGGCCGCTTCGACTGGCTGCGATCCTCAGCCTTATTTTAGAATCTTTAATCCGTGGTTACAAGCGGCCAAGTTTGATCCAGATGCAGAATATATTAAACAGTATGTTCCAGAGCTGCGGGATCTTCCTGCCAAAATCATACACGCTCCGGATGCAGAACGTGGTATAGCTGGCTACCCTGAGCCAATCGTAGATCATGCTGTGCAAAAAACCAAGGCGCTGCAACTCTTTGCGTTAAGTGAATAA
- a CDS encoding S8 family serine peptidase — MKLAYIVSMLFSLSAFAGTEIKLNSGTINTKNREVLVQQNELNQKTEWLIQFKSPITEKLKQDLSRQGIVVFSYIPEDALLVRASAESALKLQGQVDVQAVVAFEPYMKLSPTLGRVSAATSAARETFIVSVFDQSERSIIENTIRKISKDILVQSSAARNIVVTTERRHLLAMAAVDGVEHIQAFVQVQPLHVILEETQEPPTQQPPQQEPKAPAGDYTDLNGYETGTKVMNFDVAWAAGLTGLGQIVGMGDTGLDSGNAGAIHTDFMGAVKSGYAVGMFGRSWADPMGHGTHVAGSVLGRGTASGGKLKGGAYEATMVVQGMWSPILNNLSVPSNLANMFTQAYNDGARLHTNSWGAAANFGAYEKMAATVDEVMFAKEDYLILFAAGNSGVDKNRDGRIDPNSIGTPGTAKNALTVGASENLLDVGGIQVPAGKLKSGPENWPVDPIASGKISDNVDGIAMFSSRGPTNDGRIKPDIVAPGTNILSVRSQEKTAVDMWGKYNDDYVYAGGTSMACPLTAASAAITRQMLIEKLGYTNPSAALLKAYLLHTATDMYPGQYGEVGASRGQEILTKRPNNDQGYGRVNVAQIVSLGQNGARLLADSRGVATGETETATMTISEAGHLVVNLVWTDAPGSANASKALVNDLDLEVVLPNGTVLAVNDQLNNHAFVQGETPAGEIQIRVKGINVPMGKSGKQPFALVASVQPR; from the coding sequence ATGAAGCTGGCGTATATCGTTTCAATGCTTTTTTCTTTATCGGCATTTGCAGGTACCGAAATCAAATTGAATTCAGGAACTATTAACACAAAAAATCGTGAAGTCTTGGTTCAACAAAATGAACTGAATCAAAAAACAGAGTGGTTGATTCAATTTAAGTCACCCATTACAGAGAAGTTAAAGCAAGACTTGTCTCGCCAAGGAATTGTTGTTTTCAGTTACATTCCTGAAGACGCTCTATTGGTTCGCGCTTCTGCGGAATCTGCTTTAAAACTTCAAGGGCAGGTGGATGTCCAAGCTGTTGTGGCTTTTGAACCTTATATGAAGCTTTCGCCAACTTTAGGTAGAGTGAGTGCCGCTACATCTGCGGCCCGTGAAACTTTCATTGTGAGTGTTTTTGATCAAAGTGAACGTTCCATTATCGAAAATACGATTCGTAAAATCTCAAAAGACATTTTAGTCCAATCGTCGGCAGCACGTAATATCGTGGTGACGACTGAACGCCGTCATTTGTTAGCGATGGCAGCTGTAGATGGTGTTGAGCACATTCAAGCTTTTGTACAGGTACAGCCTCTACATGTAATCCTTGAAGAGACTCAAGAACCGCCAACTCAGCAGCCTCCTCAACAAGAGCCGAAAGCTCCCGCTGGTGATTATACAGATTTAAATGGCTACGAAACTGGTACTAAAGTGATGAACTTTGATGTGGCTTGGGCGGCTGGATTAACAGGCTTAGGACAGATCGTGGGCATGGGTGATACAGGATTGGATTCTGGTAATGCCGGAGCTATTCACACTGACTTTATGGGAGCGGTAAAATCAGGTTATGCTGTGGGGATGTTTGGTCGCAGCTGGGCAGACCCAATGGGACATGGAACTCACGTTGCAGGATCTGTACTTGGACGTGGTACAGCTTCGGGTGGTAAACTTAAAGGTGGAGCCTACGAAGCGACAATGGTGGTTCAAGGTATGTGGTCACCAATTCTGAATAACTTATCAGTTCCTTCGAACTTAGCTAATATGTTCACTCAGGCATATAATGATGGCGCTCGTTTGCACACAAATTCTTGGGGAGCAGCCGCGAACTTCGGTGCCTACGAAAAAATGGCGGCAACAGTTGATGAAGTGATGTTTGCTAAAGAAGATTATCTAATTCTTTTTGCTGCGGGTAACAGCGGTGTCGATAAAAATCGTGATGGTCGTATTGATCCAAACTCTATTGGAACTCCAGGAACTGCAAAAAATGCTTTAACTGTTGGTGCCAGTGAAAATCTTTTAGATGTGGGTGGTATTCAAGTGCCTGCGGGTAAATTGAAATCTGGTCCGGAAAATTGGCCAGTAGATCCAATCGCATCAGGAAAAATTTCTGACAATGTTGATGGTATCGCGATGTTCAGTTCACGTGGACCAACAAATGATGGACGTATTAAGCCTGATATCGTGGCTCCTGGTACGAATATCCTGTCTGTTCGCTCACAAGAAAAAACGGCAGTGGATATGTGGGGCAAATATAATGATGACTACGTTTATGCTGGTGGTACATCGATGGCGTGTCCATTAACAGCAGCCAGTGCGGCGATCACTCGTCAGATGTTGATCGAAAAATTAGGATATACAAATCCTTCAGCGGCTTTACTAAAAGCCTACTTATTACATACGGCTACCGATATGTATCCAGGCCAATATGGTGAAGTGGGAGCCTCTCGTGGCCAAGAAATTTTAACTAAGCGTCCAAACAATGATCAAGGTTACGGACGTGTGAATGTGGCTCAGATTGTATCTTTAGGACAAAACGGAGCTCGTTTGTTAGCGGATTCTCGTGGTGTTGCAACTGGCGAAACAGAAACAGCGACAATGACAATATCTGAAGCTGGTCATCTTGTTGTGAATCTAGTTTGGACAGATGCTCCGGGTTCTGCCAATGCAAGTAAAGCCTTAGTAAACGATTTAGACCTAGAAGTTGTTTTACCAAACGGGACTGTTTTAGCGGTAAACGATCAATTGAATAACCATGCTTTTGTTCAAGGTGAAACTCCAGCCGGCGAAATCCAAATCCGTGTTAAAGGTATTAATGTGCCTATGGGTAAATCAGGTAAACAGCCATTTGCTTTGGTGGCATCGGTTCAGCCTCGCTAA
- a CDS encoding CarD family transcriptional regulator, whose amino-acid sequence MSQFKVGEYAVYPGHGVGRIHAIESKEILGAQHEFYSIQILETGMKIMIPASNIQKIGLRPLISKAEATKVVDILKDKDVKIDTQTWNRRYRDYMEKIKTGSVFEIAEVLRDLYVLRVDKELSFGEKKMLDTAKNLLLKELNLAPDVKDVVNSDSEIKAIFGVQ is encoded by the coding sequence ATGTCACAGTTCAAAGTTGGAGAGTATGCCGTATATCCCGGCCACGGAGTGGGAAGAATTCATGCGATTGAATCTAAAGAGATTCTGGGAGCTCAACATGAGTTTTATTCGATCCAAATCTTAGAGACAGGTATGAAAATCATGATTCCTGCATCTAATATCCAAAAAATTGGATTAAGACCTCTAATCTCGAAGGCAGAAGCAACGAAAGTTGTGGATATTCTGAAAGATAAAGATGTAAAAATCGACACGCAAACGTGGAATCGTCGTTATCGTGACTATATGGAAAAAATCAAAACAGGTTCTGTTTTTGAAATTGCTGAAGTTTTGCGCGACTTATATGTTTTAAGAGTGGATAAAGAGTTAAGCTTCGGAGAGAAAAAGATGTTAGACACAGCAAAAAATCTTCTTCTGAAGGAATTAAATCTCGCTCCAGATGTTAAAGACGTTGTGAATTCAGATTCTGAGATCAAAGCGATATTCGGTGTGCAATAA